A part of Prolixibacteraceae bacterium genomic DNA contains:
- the folP gene encoding dihydropteroate synthase — protein MGILNVTPDSFFEESRYNTKKEILESAKRMIADGASILDLGAYSTRPGAADVSSQEEFDRLDEAMSTIRGAFPNFPISIDTFRSGVARKIIEKYGPCIINDISGGTLDPEMFRTVAQLKVPYILMHIQGTPENMQENPNYKDVFKETLHFLSERVAQLRTLGVADIILDPGFGFGKSMEHNYELLNRLDGFKILEAPILVGFSRKSMVYKPLNTCPQEALNGTTVLNTLSLLQGANILRVHDVKEAVEAVKLVEITKSTSKKS, from the coding sequence ATGGGAATTTTAAATGTAACGCCGGACTCCTTTTTTGAAGAGAGTCGATATAATACGAAGAAAGAGATTTTAGAATCTGCAAAAAGAATGATTGCTGATGGAGCATCGATCTTAGATCTAGGAGCCTACTCCACTAGGCCTGGAGCTGCAGATGTTAGCAGTCAAGAGGAGTTTGATCGATTAGATGAAGCGATGTCTACTATTCGAGGGGCATTCCCTAACTTTCCAATATCTATTGACACCTTCAGAAGTGGAGTAGCACGAAAGATTATTGAGAAGTATGGGCCATGCATTATTAACGATATATCTGGAGGCACTCTTGATCCCGAAATGTTTCGCACTGTTGCACAACTCAAAGTACCATATATATTAATGCATATTCAAGGTACCCCAGAGAATATGCAAGAGAATCCAAACTATAAAGATGTCTTTAAAGAGACTTTGCATTTTCTCTCGGAGCGAGTAGCACAACTTCGAACATTAGGAGTGGCTGATATTATCCTTGATCCAGGCTTTGGTTTCGGAAAGAGTATGGAGCATAACTATGAGTTACTTAATCGATTGGATGGTTTCAAAATCTTAGAAGCTCCTATCTTGGTTGGTTTCTCACGAAAATCGATGGTATATAAACCATTGAATACATGTCCACAAGAGGCATTAAATGGAACAACAGTTCTAAATACGCTTTCATTGCTTCAAGGGGCGAACATACTAAGGGTTCACGATGTTAAAGAAGCAGTAGAGGCTGTGAAATTGGTTGAGATCACCAAATCAACGAGTAAGAAATCGTAA
- the cdaA gene encoding diadenylate cyclase CdaA: MSLFITIRLLDFIDILLVSILLYKLYKLIRGTIAFNISMGIFTVYLVWLLVKALKMELISTILGQLFGVGVIALIIVFQQEIRRFLIMLGSQYKLHRWINFEKIFNYDSHGTDNSNNPVIDIICAACKEMGATRTGALIAIQRKADLSEYAATGEAIQAKLSKELLKTIFFKNSPLHDGAVILYKNTIVSARCILPVTDQRTLSPDLGLRHRAAIGMSEMTDAIIIVVSEENGTISIVRSGNIYRRLNAEELNKQLHKQFQAE; the protein is encoded by the coding sequence TTGAGTTTATTTATTACCATACGGCTATTAGATTTTATCGATATTCTTTTGGTGTCGATACTACTGTATAAACTTTATAAGTTAATAAGGGGTACTATTGCATTTAATATATCAATGGGAATCTTCACGGTTTATTTGGTTTGGCTATTGGTTAAAGCTCTTAAGATGGAACTTATTAGTACCATATTGGGGCAACTTTTTGGCGTAGGGGTTATTGCGCTTATCATCGTATTTCAACAGGAGATACGTCGTTTTCTGATTATGCTTGGGTCACAATATAAGCTTCATCGATGGATCAACTTCGAGAAGATATTTAATTACGACTCTCATGGCACGGACAATAGCAACAATCCGGTCATTGATATTATATGTGCAGCATGCAAAGAGATGGGGGCAACGCGAACTGGAGCACTTATTGCGATCCAAAGGAAAGCGGATCTTAGTGAATATGCTGCAACAGGGGAAGCCATACAGGCAAAATTATCAAAAGAGCTATTAAAAACAATCTTCTTCAAGAATTCACCACTACATGATGGTGCCGTGATTTTATATAAGAACACTATCGTTTCGGCCAGATGTATATTACCTGTCACAGATCAAAGGACACTATCTCCAGACCTTGGGTTAAGACACAGGGCTGCTATTGGGATGTCAGAGATGACTGATGCAATCATCATTGTCGTATCAGAAGAAAATGGAACCATCAGTATTGTTAGAAGTGGAAATATCTATCGAAGACTTAATGCAGAAGAACTAAATAAGCAACTACACAAACAGTTTCAAGCAGAATAG
- the yihA gene encoding ribosome biogenesis GTP-binding protein YihA/YsxC — protein sequence MQIKTAKFVISNTDPLKCPKSSKPEYAFVGRSNVGKSSLINMLTNQKKLAKTSGRPGKTQLINHFIINDYWYLVDLPGYGYAQVSRTQRRKWQDFVRNYIQHRDNLTCVMVLVDSRHEPQQPDLEFIEWLGINGVPFAIIFTKADKLSKNQLAKSIAHYKSELLKTWEELPPHFITSAESGDGAEGLLGYIDQINESLKKRN from the coding sequence ATGCAAATTAAAACGGCAAAGTTTGTCATCAGCAACACGGATCCACTAAAATGTCCAAAAAGTAGTAAACCCGAATATGCATTTGTTGGACGTTCTAATGTGGGTAAGTCGTCGCTTATTAATATGCTTACCAATCAGAAAAAACTAGCCAAGACCTCAGGAAGACCTGGTAAGACACAGCTGATTAACCATTTTATTATCAATGACTACTGGTATCTTGTCGATCTTCCAGGATATGGTTATGCTCAGGTATCAAGAACACAGCGTCGTAAATGGCAAGACTTTGTAAGAAATTACATTCAACATCGTGATAACCTTACATGTGTGATGGTTTTGGTCGATTCACGTCACGAGCCACAACAACCTGATCTTGAATTTATCGAATGGTTAGGAATTAATGGAGTTCCTTTTGCCATCATCTTTACCAAGGCAGACAAACTTTCAAAAAATCAGTTGGCAAAGAGTATTGCACACTACAAGAGTGAACTGTTAAAAACATGGGAAGAGCTACCTCCTCACTTCATCACTTCAGCTGAATCCGGCGATGGTGCAGAAGGTTTATTGGGCTATATTGACCAGATCAATGAAAGTCTTAAAAAGAGAAATTAG
- a CDS encoding ribose-phosphate pyrophosphokinase: MSVDKKLKIFSGTETQYLTEKIASALGVEVGKSACPRFADGEFEPCYEETIRGAETFIVQSTFPPSDNLMELLLMVDAAKRASAKQTIAVMPYFGFARQDRKDKPRVSIGAKLIADMLSTAGIDRLITMDLHADQIQGFFNVPVDHLSSTTIFIPHIEKMNLENLVVASPDVGGSKRANVYAKHLGTDLVLCHKTRAKANVIGNMTLIGDVKGKDVIIVDDMIDTAGTITKAADLMKEMGATSVRAFATHAVLSGPAYDRIEASGLDEVYFTDTIPLSKESPKIKVLSCAEMFADVIRNVHDNQSISKSFI; the protein is encoded by the coding sequence ATGTCTGTAGACAAAAAATTAAAAATCTTTTCGGGTACTGAAACCCAATATTTGACAGAGAAAATTGCATCTGCTTTAGGTGTAGAAGTTGGTAAATCTGCTTGCCCTCGTTTCGCTGACGGTGAATTTGAGCCTTGTTACGAAGAGACAATTCGTGGCGCAGAGACTTTCATCGTTCAGTCCACTTTTCCTCCGTCAGATAATTTGATGGAACTTCTTTTGATGGTGGATGCTGCAAAGCGTGCTTCTGCAAAACAAACAATTGCTGTAATGCCTTACTTTGGTTTTGCACGTCAAGATCGTAAAGATAAGCCACGAGTTTCTATTGGAGCGAAATTGATTGCTGATATGCTTTCTACTGCAGGTATTGATCGTTTAATCACGATGGACCTTCATGCGGATCAAATCCAAGGTTTCTTTAATGTACCAGTTGACCACTTGAGTTCAACAACTATCTTTATTCCTCATATCGAGAAGATGAATCTAGAGAACTTAGTTGTTGCTTCACCTGATGTTGGAGGTTCGAAAAGAGCAAATGTTTATGCAAAACACCTAGGTACAGACCTAGTTCTTTGTCATAAAACACGTGCCAAAGCAAATGTTATTGGAAACATGACATTGATTGGTGATGTAAAAGGTAAAGATGTAATCATTGTTGATGATATGATTGATACTGCTGGAACAATCACTAAAGCTGCGGACTTAATGAAAGAGATGGGTGCAACAAGTGTACGTGCATTCGCTACACACGCCGTACTTTCTGGGCCTGCTTATGATCGTATCGAAGCTTCTGGTCTTGACGAGGTTTACTTTACAGACACTATCCCTCTAAGTAAAGAATCACCAAAGATTAAAGTACTTTCTTGTGCAGAGATGTTCGCTGACGTTATACGTAATGTTCACGATAATCAATCGATTAGCAAGTCATTCATTTAA
- a CDS encoding 50S ribosomal protein L25/general stress protein Ctc, whose translation MKSVSINGSVRAEINKKATKALRNAGQVPCVLYGGEAPVHFSAEINEFRKIVYTPSVFLIDLTINGKDCKAIMQDIQFHPVSDEILHVDFLEISDDKAVKIDVPVKLEGFAKGIQQGGKLKLNLRTLRVKALAKDLPDTISIDVTELGLGQSFRVGEVDASGLELLNSKSTPVATVMITRAARAAMNAAKSGN comes from the coding sequence ATGAAGTCAGTTTCAATTAACGGATCAGTAAGAGCTGAGATTAACAAGAAAGCAACAAAAGCGTTGCGTAATGCAGGACAAGTACCATGTGTACTTTACGGTGGAGAAGCACCAGTTCACTTTTCAGCTGAAATTAACGAGTTCCGTAAGATTGTTTACACTCCAAGTGTATTCCTTATCGACTTAACTATCAATGGAAAAGATTGTAAAGCAATCATGCAAGACATTCAATTCCACCCAGTTTCAGACGAGATTCTTCACGTAGATTTCCTTGAGATTTCTGATGACAAAGCAGTGAAGATTGACGTTCCTGTTAAACTAGAAGGATTCGCTAAGGGTATCCAACAAGGTGGTAAGTTGAAGCTTAACCTACGTACTTTACGTGTTAAAGCACTTGCAAAAGACCTTCCTGATACAATTTCTATCGACGTAACAGAACTAGGTCTTGGACAGAGTTTCCGTGTTGGTGAAGTAGATGCTTCAGGTCTTGAGCTTCTTAACTCAAAATCTACTCCAGTTGCGACAGTAATGATTACACGTGCTGCTCGTGCTGCAATGAATGCTGCAAAATCAGGCAACTAA
- the pth gene encoding aminoacyl-tRNA hydrolase yields MKYLIVGIGNIGAEYEETRHNIGFKVLDQLAKEKGAEFKAGRHGAIAEVKHKGRTLVLLKPSTYVNLSGKAVNYWMQQEKISIENVMVVVDDLALPFGKLRIRAKGSDAGHNGIKDITKTLGRADYPRLRFGIGDDFSKGRQVDYVLGEWSKEENLDLPAHMDAAIKAIESFASIGIERTMNFHNTK; encoded by the coding sequence ATGAAATATCTAATTGTTGGCATTGGGAATATCGGTGCCGAATACGAAGAGACACGACACAATATCGGTTTTAAAGTTTTGGATCAATTGGCTAAAGAGAAAGGGGCCGAATTCAAAGCTGGTAGACATGGTGCCATCGCCGAAGTAAAGCATAAAGGACGAACCTTAGTTCTATTAAAACCATCTACCTACGTTAACCTTAGTGGAAAAGCCGTTAATTATTGGATGCAACAAGAGAAGATCTCTATCGAGAATGTTATGGTTGTAGTCGATGACTTAGCATTACCATTTGGAAAGCTACGTATACGTGCCAAAGGGAGTGATGCAGGTCATAATGGGATCAAGGATATTACAAAAACTCTTGGTCGAGCAGACTATCCAAGGTTACGTTTCGGTATTGGAGATGATTTCTCTAAGGGAAGACAAGTAGACTATGTTTTGGGAGAGTGGAGCAAAGAAGAGAACTTAGATCTTCCCGCACATATGGATGCAGCTATAAAAGCGATTGAATCATTTGCATCTATAGGCATCGAAAGAACAATGAATTTTCATAATACGAAATAA
- a CDS encoding RNA-binding S4 domain-containing protein, which produces MVMEEQIRVDKWLWAVRIFKTRSIAAEAIKKGRVTVNGFPVKSSRTVKVGDKVEVKKQPITYSFKVVGIIGKRVGAKLVPDYMKDITPESELAILKTQRYVMNGIRDRGTGRPTKKERRDIDSFQDYDDLFDEEED; this is translated from the coding sequence TTGGTTATGGAAGAACAAATAAGGGTAGACAAATGGCTTTGGGCAGTTCGAATATTCAAGACCCGGAGCATTGCTGCCGAAGCAATCAAAAAAGGTAGGGTTACGGTTAATGGTTTCCCAGTAAAAAGCTCTCGTACAGTTAAAGTCGGGGATAAGGTCGAAGTCAAAAAACAACCAATCACATACAGCTTCAAAGTCGTTGGAATTATTGGCAAACGTGTAGGAGCAAAACTAGTGCCAGACTACATGAAAGACATTACTCCAGAATCAGAACTCGCTATTCTAAAGACACAGAGATATGTGATGAATGGTATTCGAGACAGAGGGACTGGACGCCCTACGAAAAAGGAAAGAAGAGATATAGATAGCTTTCAAGACTACGATGATCTCTTCGACGAAGAAGAGGATTAA
- a CDS encoding DUF4924 family protein, translating into MYIAEKKKRENIAEYILYLFQIEDLIRSQSFAEDKIRHNIVDKYPVEDLEKEKIIHWYMNFAEMMKREHREDKGHMQFINNQMNDLFEFHSLVVKSNKYPQYNEAYLTVQPSLVELATKMGDQAENEIQVSFSFLYGVVLLRMQQKEVSEGTLKVSKEISTMLGMLASLYKKNQEEELDIY; encoded by the coding sequence ATGTATATAGCGGAGAAAAAGAAGAGAGAGAATATTGCAGAATATATTCTCTATTTATTCCAAATTGAGGACCTTATTCGCTCACAATCCTTTGCTGAGGATAAGATCCGTCATAATATTGTGGATAAATATCCAGTAGAGGATCTTGAGAAAGAGAAAATCATTCATTGGTATATGAATTTTGCTGAGATGATGAAGCGCGAGCATCGTGAAGACAAAGGGCATATGCAGTTCATCAATAATCAGATGAATGATCTATTCGAATTTCACTCATTGGTTGTAAAGAGTAATAAATATCCTCAATACAATGAAGCATATCTGACAGTTCAACCGAGTCTTGTGGAGCTTGCTACTAAAATGGGAGATCAGGCAGAGAATGAGATCCAAGTATCTTTCTCTTTTCTATATGGAGTAGTACTACTTCGTATGCAACAGAAAGAGGTGAGTGAAGGGACATTAAAGGTATCTAAAGAGATCTCTACGATGTTGGGCATGCTAGCCTCTCTATACAAAAAGAATCAAGAAGAGGAGTTAGATATATATTAA
- a CDS encoding Smr/MutS family protein yields MYNIYPSNFEQKIGFDQIRFMLEKRCLSHLGREICGSFQFMKEYKVIQTAMLETQEFLSILLGDREFPTISFGDIRPALHKAKIEGTFIDEKELFELKKSLESIRGVVNFFKNSESDQFPALKKVIKEIEIFPFIYQRIDDILTKHGKIKDHASADLSRIRREILDRQSSVSKTMHSILRRMQKEGYVDSDVAVSMRDGRAVIPVPSSFKRKMKGIVHDESATGKTAYIEPTEIVETNNAIRELEYAERREVIRILTDFTDSIRPYIEALLYAHEILGTIDFIRAKAVFAKDTSCVMPTLHKYPTMKWHKARHLVLEANLRKEGRKIVPLDIDLNHKGRILLISGPNAGGKSVCLKSAGLIQYMIQTGMLAPMEVDSHIGVFDGIFVDIGDEQSIDNDLSTYSSHLTNMKYFLKNTTNKSLILIDEFGSGTEPMLGGAIAESVLNTLNKQEVYGVITTHYTNLKHFASSCQGIENGAMLYDAHKMEPLFQLAIGRPGSSFAFEIARKIGLSETILQEATDKLGKDHIDFDKHLREVLRDKRYWENKRSDIRKLEKQLEEMSSKYQLDIKEANKQRKEIIDRAKQEADILLKNSNKIIEKTVREIRESQADKELTRSLRQSLNEFKDEVAANTSVQDEKIQRKMKKLQEKEEHIKKKVSQQGGKTAKSKGDDTPIAKIKTLPLEVGCSIRIKGQSNVGEVIEMDGNNVIVAFGMLRSTLKRDKLEVVSTSSAKKIQKNKTLGLINEKISEEKLTFKSEIDVRGERAEDALRKVQQFVDQAITLGEGELRILHGKGSGILRDLIRKQLNVEPMVRSVKDAPVQYGGSGISIVSLK; encoded by the coding sequence ATGTACAATATTTATCCTTCTAATTTCGAGCAGAAGATCGGTTTCGATCAAATACGATTCATGTTAGAGAAAAGATGCTTGAGTCATCTTGGACGTGAAATTTGTGGCTCTTTTCAGTTTATGAAAGAGTACAAAGTGATTCAAACTGCCATGTTAGAGACACAAGAGTTCCTTTCGATATTACTTGGTGATCGAGAGTTTCCCACCATAAGTTTTGGTGATATTCGACCGGCACTGCACAAAGCGAAAATAGAAGGTACATTCATTGATGAGAAAGAGCTATTTGAGTTAAAGAAATCATTGGAGTCGATCCGTGGTGTCGTGAACTTCTTTAAAAATAGCGAGTCTGATCAATTTCCTGCACTTAAAAAAGTGATTAAGGAGATCGAAATATTCCCTTTTATCTATCAGCGTATTGATGATATCTTGACCAAGCATGGAAAGATTAAAGATCATGCTTCGGCCGATTTGTCTCGTATACGTCGTGAGATATTAGATCGTCAGTCATCTGTGTCTAAAACGATGCATTCGATCTTAAGACGAATGCAAAAGGAGGGATATGTTGATTCTGATGTGGCGGTGAGTATGCGTGATGGTAGAGCTGTAATCCCTGTCCCATCCTCTTTTAAACGAAAAATGAAGGGGATAGTTCACGATGAATCTGCAACTGGAAAGACAGCCTATATTGAGCCTACAGAGATTGTGGAGACCAATAATGCGATTAGAGAGTTAGAGTATGCTGAACGTCGCGAGGTGATTAGAATATTGACTGACTTTACTGATTCGATTCGTCCTTATATTGAGGCTCTTCTTTATGCACATGAAATATTAGGAACGATAGATTTTATTCGAGCGAAAGCTGTTTTTGCTAAAGATACCTCCTGTGTGATGCCGACACTACATAAGTATCCTACTATGAAGTGGCACAAGGCTCGTCATCTTGTGTTAGAAGCGAACCTGAGGAAAGAGGGGCGTAAAATCGTACCTTTAGATATTGACCTGAATCATAAAGGACGTATTCTTCTTATTTCAGGACCCAATGCCGGAGGTAAGTCTGTCTGCTTGAAGAGTGCTGGTTTAATACAGTATATGATTCAAACAGGAATGTTGGCTCCGATGGAAGTGGATAGCCATATTGGAGTGTTTGATGGTATTTTTGTGGATATAGGGGATGAACAATCTATTGATAACGATTTGAGTACTTATAGTTCTCATTTGACCAATATGAAATATTTCCTTAAGAATACAACCAATAAAAGTTTGATTCTTATTGATGAGTTTGGTTCTGGTACTGAGCCTATGCTTGGAGGAGCTATTGCTGAATCTGTTTTAAATACGTTGAATAAACAAGAGGTATATGGTGTCATAACAACGCACTATACTAACCTTAAACACTTCGCGTCTTCTTGTCAAGGAATTGAGAATGGAGCAATGCTATATGATGCGCATAAAATGGAACCCTTATTCCAACTAGCTATTGGTAGACCTGGTAGTTCTTTTGCTTTTGAAATTGCTAGAAAGATTGGGCTCTCTGAAACCATTCTACAGGAAGCAACGGATAAATTAGGAAAGGATCATATCGATTTTGATAAACACCTAAGAGAGGTACTAAGAGATAAACGTTACTGGGAAAATAAACGTTCCGATATTCGTAAACTTGAGAAGCAGCTAGAAGAGATGTCTTCAAAGTATCAGCTCGATATTAAAGAGGCAAATAAACAAAGGAAAGAGATTATTGATCGTGCAAAACAAGAGGCTGATATCCTACTGAAGAACTCGAATAAGATTATCGAGAAGACAGTAAGAGAGATTCGTGAGAGTCAAGCTGATAAGGAACTTACACGATCATTGCGTCAGAGTTTGAATGAGTTTAAGGATGAGGTGGCTGCCAATACATCCGTTCAAGATGAGAAGATTCAGCGTAAAATGAAGAAGCTTCAAGAGAAAGAGGAGCATATTAAAAAGAAGGTTTCTCAGCAAGGAGGTAAAACGGCTAAATCTAAAGGTGATGACACCCCTATTGCAAAGATTAAAACCTTACCTCTAGAAGTTGGATGCAGTATTCGTATTAAAGGGCAGTCAAATGTTGGGGAAGTGATTGAGATGGACGGTAACAATGTTATCGTAGCTTTTGGTATGCTTCGTTCTACCTTGAAGAGAGATAAGTTAGAAGTCGTTTCGACGAGTTCTGCGAAGAAGATCCAAAAGAATAAAACATTAGGATTAATTAATGAAAAGATTTCAGAAGAGAAACTAACATTTAAATCTGAGATTGATGTGAGGGGAGAAAGAGCTGAGGATGCTTTGCGAAAAGTACAGCAATTCGTAGATCAGGCTATTACGTTGGGTGAAGGTGAATTGCGTATACTCCATGGAAAAGGGAGTGGTATCTTGAGAGATTTAATCCGCAAGCAGTTAAATGTTGAGCCGATGGTGAGAAGTGTTAAAGATGCTCCAGTGCAATATGGTGGATCTGGAATTTCTATTGTTTCCTTAAAGTAA
- a CDS encoding metallophosphoesterase — MRFIYFYFIFALFFLSDVYTYRWFLNTIANHSTIYRWAYWFVSILVYMTLFYVIYLNSHEAIVNATLGYNLMVGIVFAFLIAKVIMGAIFFVGDIGRIFAYIFEKVLSVEMETKGWRQVVSYISLSVGITLITSLVYGVVWGKYNFKFHEQTIASSKIPENFDGYRIVQLSDAHLGTFDRMKPVEKVVQRINDLNPDLIVFTGDLVNFRASEAKKFIRIFSQLDAKDGKYTIMGNHDYEMARHRQSAFYEEDKEALLEVLEKKMGFRWLKNESILLKKREQTIGLGGVENWGRPPFPQLGDVDKAFEHMDQSTFKILLSHDPSYWEEVVANNVPKVDLTLSGHTHGMQFGIEIGSFKWSPVKYIYPKWAGMYEKNGVQLYVNRGFGSIGYPGRLGIWPEVTVFTLKHK, encoded by the coding sequence TTATCGTTGGGCTTATTGGTTTGTCTCTATATTGGTCTATATGACGCTTTTTTATGTCATCTATCTAAATAGTCACGAAGCCATTGTTAATGCTACTTTGGGATATAACTTGATGGTGGGAATTGTTTTTGCCTTCCTTATCGCAAAAGTGATTATGGGAGCAATTTTCTTCGTTGGTGATATAGGAAGAATATTTGCATATATTTTTGAAAAGGTATTATCGGTTGAAATGGAGACCAAAGGATGGCGACAAGTGGTAAGCTATATCTCTTTATCTGTGGGAATAACCCTTATTACATCATTAGTTTATGGGGTAGTTTGGGGAAAATATAATTTTAAGTTCCATGAACAAACGATCGCATCTAGTAAAATACCAGAGAATTTTGATGGCTATCGTATTGTGCAACTATCAGATGCACACCTCGGTACTTTTGATCGAATGAAACCCGTGGAGAAAGTGGTCCAAAGAATCAATGATCTAAACCCTGATTTGATTGTTTTTACTGGTGACCTTGTGAATTTTAGGGCAAGTGAAGCGAAGAAGTTTATTCGGATCTTTTCACAGTTAGATGCCAAAGATGGTAAGTATACCATTATGGGGAATCATGACTATGAGATGGCAAGACATCGACAGTCTGCATTTTATGAAGAGGATAAGGAAGCGCTTCTTGAGGTGTTGGAAAAGAAGATGGGATTTCGTTGGTTAAAGAATGAGTCTATCTTACTAAAGAAGAGAGAGCAGACAATTGGATTAGGTGGTGTGGAGAATTGGGGTAGACCTCCATTTCCTCAATTGGGTGATGTGGATAAAGCATTTGAACATATGGATCAAAGTACTTTTAAAATATTATTATCTCATGATCCCTCTTATTGGGAAGAGGTTGTGGCTAATAACGTTCCTAAAGTAGATCTTACGCTAAGTGGGCACACGCATGGGATGCAGTTTGGAATTGAAATAGGATCTTTTAAGTGGAGTCCAGTGAAATATATATATCCCAAATGGGCTGGTATGTATGAGAAAAATGGCGTGCAACTTTATGTGAACCGAGGTTTTGGATCTATTGGTTATCCTGGAAGGTTGGGAATTTGGCCAGAAGTGACGGTGTTTACATTAAAGCATAAATAG